One part of the Torulaspora delbrueckii CBS 1146 chromosome 8, complete genome genome encodes these proteins:
- the AIM2 gene encoding protein AIM2 (similar to Saccharomyces cerevisiae YAL049C; ancestral locus Anc_7.18): MASNPPGACCFKGFYHEGTPKGTLSDLYGIDTYVTGSQSNEKVIVIITDIYGHKFNNTQLVADTLGDAGFRVYIPDILFGDAIEKLDGSVDFNEWLGKHNPQKTKAIVDQFLSGLKKENSPKFVGIVGHCFGAKYAIQQIHATEGLADVCAVAHPSFVSIEEIAAIGKEKPLLISAAENDSIFPPELRHQSEAKLAEIGARYQLDLFSGVSHGFAVRGDTSDPVVRYAKEKALVDQIYWFNHFSD, translated from the coding sequence ATGGCTTCCAATCCTCCAGGTGCATGTTGCTTTAAAGGCTTTTATCATGAGGGAACACCCAAAGGAACCTTAAGCGATTTATATGGTATTGATACCTATGTAACTGGGAGTCAATCCAACGAAAAAGTCATCGTTATCATAACTGACATTTATGGTCACAAATTCAACAACACCCAGTTAGTTGCAGATACATTGGGTGATGCCGGATTTCGAGTCTACATACCTGATATCCTCTTCGGTGATGCGATTGAGAAGCTTGACGGATCTGTGGATTTCAATGAATGGCTGGGAAAACACAACCCCCAAAAGACAAAAGCGAtagttgatcaatttttgtCTGGCTTGAAAAAGGAGAACTCTCCTAAATTTGTTGGTATCGTTGGTCACTGTTTTGGTGCTAAATATGCCATTCAGCAGATCCACGCTACTGAGGGTCTTGCTGACGTTTGCGCCGTTGCTCATCCATCATTCGTGAGCATAGAGGAGATCGCTGCAATTGGAAAGGAAAAGCCACTGTTGATCTCTGCTGCCGAGAATGACTCTATATTCCCACCGGAGTTGAGACATCAGTCTGAGGCCAAGTTAGCAGAGATTGGTGCCAGGTACCAATTAGATCTATTCAGCGGGGTTTCCCACGGGTTTGCTGTAAGAGGTGATACATCAGATCCAGTTGTCAGGTACGCTAAAGAAAAAGCTTTGGTCGATCAAATTTACTGGTTCAATCATTTCTCCGATTAG
- the GEM1 gene encoding ERMES complex Ca(2+)-binding regulatory GTPase GEM1 (similar to Saccharomyces cerevisiae GEM1 (YAL048C); ancestral locus Anc_7.19): MTKEAIRVVLCGDNGVGKSSLIVALVKDRFIPNLQDVLPPVTIPRDFSSSPYSPKNTVLIDTSNDDPVGLQRELKNADVIWLVYSGHESYERVSLYWMMTFRSLGLNIPVILCKNKCDHCGGTATGADAEDTRVEDEEFIPILMEFKEVDTCIKTSAKTQFDVNQAFYLCQRSITHPIAPLFDAKIGELKPLVVMALKRVFLLCDKDQDNYLNDEEMIALQRRCFGRTIDSNELDVIKQTLTDISRPSQEYSNCLLCVPGKGITKDGFLVLNKIYAEKGRHETTWGILRAFQYTDSLSIQDKVLYPKLNVSETSSIELSPKGYRFLVDLFLRFDEDNGGGLNEEELHLLFKCSPGLPKLWTATNFPFSTAVNSRGCVTLQGWLAQWSMTTFLDYKITTAYLVYFGFQEDARLALQITKSRKMRRRAGRLYRSPVTDRKVFNCFVLGKPKSGKSMLLESFLGRSLTEAYSPTLKPQIAVNSLELKGGEQYYLILQEFGQQETAILENKEKLKNCDVLCLTYDSSDPESFAYLVELFDKFECLKNLPTAFVALKADLDKVQQRCRLQPDEFTEQLFVNHPLHVSSTWLSSLNELFMKITEAALLPGKHTPGFPSEATTQESDYRQTAMVLGSAVGFLALCTFGIVKLIRPSRYSQ; encoded by the coding sequence ATGACAAAGGAGGCCATAAGAGTGGTTTTGTGCGGTGACAATGGGGTCGGTAAGTCTAGTTTAATTGTGGCTTTGGTTAAAGACCGTTTTATCCCAAATCTGCAGGATGTATTGCCTCCTGTGACCATACCTAGGGATTTCTCATCTAGTCCATATTCTCCAAAAAATACGGTTCTCATTGATACCAGCAATGACGATCCGGTGGGTTTACAGCgagaattgaagaatgcCGATGTAATCTGGCTCGTTTACAGTGGGCATGAGTCTTATGAGCGAGTTTCACTATATTGGATGATGACTTTTAGGTCATTGGGGTTGAATATTCCAGTGATTTTGTGCAAGAATAAATGCGATCATTGTGGAGGGACAGCAACAGGTGCAGATGCAGAGGATACTAGagtggaagatgaagagtttataCCGATCTTGATGGAATTTAAGGAAGTGGACACCTGTATCAAGACCAGTGCCAAGACTCAGTTCGACGTAAACCAGGCCTTTTATCTATGTCAGAGATCGATAACACATCCGATCGCACCACTTTTCGATGCCAAAATAGGTGAATTGAAAcctttggtggtgatgGCCCTCAAGAGGGTTTTTCTGTTATGCGATAAAGACCAGGATAACTACttgaatgatgaagagatgattGCATTACAACGACGGTGCTTTGGTAGAACTATCGATTCAAATGAATTGGATGTGATAAAGCAGACTTTGACAGATATATCTCGACCATCACAGGAATACTCAAATTGCCTACTCTGTGTGCCGGGCAAGGGTATAACAAAGGACGGATTCTTGGTCTTGAATAAGATTTATGCAGAAAAAGGAAGGCATGAGACTACATGGGGAATTCTGCGGGCTTTCCAGTACACAGATTCCTTGTCGATACAGGACAAGGTGCTATATCCAAAACTAAACGTTTCAGAGACTTCAAGTATAGAACTGAGTCCAAAAGGGTACAGATTTCTAGTGGATCTATTTCTCCGGTTTGACGAGGACAATGGCGGAGGGCTGAACGAAGAGGAGCTGCACTTATTATTTAAATGTAGTCCGGGACTACCGAAGCTGTGGACTGCGACGAACTTTCCATTCTCGACAGCTGTCAACAGCCGTGGGTGCGTGACTCTTCAAGGATGGTTGGCACAATGGAGTATGACGACCTTTTTAGATTACAAGATTACAACTGCATACTTAGTGTACTTTggttttcaagaagatgcaAGGTTGGCACTGCAGATAACAAAATCAAGGAAAATGAGGCGAAGGGCCGGAAGACTGTACAGATCGCCTGTTACTGATCGCAAGGTGTTCAACTGTTTTGTGCTTGGTAAACCGAAAAGTGGGAAAAGTATGCTTTTAGAGTCTTTCTTGGGTAGATCATTGACTGAAGCTTACTCTCCCACTTTGAAACCACAAATTGCCGTCAACAGTCTTGAACTGAAAGGTGGAGAACAATACTACCTGATCTTACAAGAATTTGGCCAACAAGAAACAGCAATTCTGgagaacaaagaaaaactgAAAAACTGTGATGTTCTGTGTCTCACTTACGATTCTAGTGATCCTGAGTCATTCGCATATTTGGTGGAGCTTTTCGATAAGTTTGAGtgtttgaagaatctaCCGACCGCTTTCGTAGCGCTGAAGGCTGATTTAGATAAAGTCCAGCAAAGATGTCGACTTCAACCAGATGAGTTCACTGAGCAGCTTTTCGTGAATCACCCATTGCATGTTTCTTCTACGTGGTTAAGCTCTCTAAATGAATTGTTCATGAAAATTACAGAAGCCGCGCTTCTGCCTGGGAAGCATACTCCCGGATTCCCTTCCGAAGCAACAACACAGGAATCAGATTACAGACAGACTGCAATGGTTCTGGGATCTGCCGTGGGCTTCTTGGCTCTTTGCACATTCGGAATAGTAAAGCTCATAAGACCCTCGAGATACAGTCAATAA